A section of the Candidatus Methanoperedens sp. genome encodes:
- a CDS encoding type 2 isopentenyl-diphosphate Delta-isomerase translates to MSTSERKIEHLLLCVEKDVEAHKSNTGLRASGFDDIDLVHDCLPEINKNNLSLETEFMGKKLRAPILIASMTGGHPDTKAVNTALASAAEELGIGIGVGSQRAAIEDPSMEDSFRVVRDKAPNAFIYGNVGAAQLNEFGIDGLERAVEMIGADAMAIHLNFLQEAIQPEGNVDATGCLTAIKKVCEELSVPVIVKETGAGIAHNQALAISEAGASAIDVGGRGGTSWAGVETYRAQKRGDLLSEHLGKEFWNWGIPTAASIVESSISIPVIATGGIRSGIDVAKSIALGASLCGIALPLVAPALKGHKDVVDRLNLIIEELRVAMFLCGCSTIEELGNVALVIHGSTKEFLEQRGFETGKFATKRYKI, encoded by the coding sequence ATGAGTACGTCGGAAAGGAAGATAGAACATTTATTATTATGCGTTGAAAAAGATGTTGAAGCGCATAAGAGTAATACGGGTCTTCGGGCGTCTGGTTTTGATGATATAGATCTTGTTCATGATTGTCTTCCGGAAATAAATAAAAATAATCTTTCTCTTGAAACTGAATTCATGGGTAAGAAATTACGTGCGCCCATATTGATAGCATCAATGACAGGAGGTCATCCCGACACTAAAGCTGTGAATACAGCGCTTGCCAGCGCAGCAGAAGAGCTTGGTATAGGTATTGGTGTAGGCAGCCAGAGGGCAGCGATCGAGGACCCCAGCATGGAGGATTCATTCAGGGTAGTAAGGGATAAAGCTCCCAATGCGTTCATTTACGGAAATGTGGGCGCAGCACAGCTAAACGAATTCGGGATCGATGGACTTGAAAGGGCAGTCGAGATGATAGGTGCGGATGCCATGGCCATTCACCTGAATTTTCTCCAGGAAGCCATACAACCTGAAGGAAATGTTGACGCCACAGGATGCCTTACAGCCATAAAGAAAGTCTGTGAGGAGTTATCTGTTCCGGTAATTGTAAAAGAAACAGGCGCGGGTATCGCTCATAACCAGGCCCTTGCAATATCCGAAGCAGGAGCATCTGCCATTGATGTAGGGGGCCGTGGCGGAACGAGCTGGGCAGGTGTTGAAACATATCGTGCACAAAAACGCGGAGATCTTTTATCCGAACATCTTGGCAAAGAATTCTGGAATTGGGGAATACCCACAGCAGCAAGTATTGTGGAATCCAGTATTTCAATACCTGTAATTGCAACAGGAGGCATACGTTCAGGTATAGATGTGGCAAAATCCATCGCACTGGGTGCATCCCTTTGCGGAATTGCATTGCCCCTTGTAGCTCCTGCTTTAAAGGGGCATAAGGACGTAGTAGACAGATTGAATCTTATTATTGAAGAATTGCGAGTAGCTATGTTCTTATGCGGGTGCAGCACAATTGAAGAACTGGGCAATGTCGCTTTAGTGATACATGGAAGCACGAAAGAGTTCCTTGAGCAGAGAGGATTTGAGACAGGTAAATTTGCAACAAAAAGATATAAGATATAA
- a CDS encoding RNase J family beta-CASP ribonuclease: protein MTEIGIIAVGGYNEMGRNMTGVRVDNDIIVLDMGLQLDRVQIHEDVEVDKMHSMDLIKMGAIPDDTIMKDAGGSVKAIVCTHGHLDHIGAIPKLAHRYKAPIIATPYTAELVKHEISDEKKFRVNNEVIPLRIGGRYNLTPDIQIEFIRIQHSIVDSAFAAIHTPEGVVLYASDFKLDRTPTIGEPPDFARLKKIGKDGVRAMITESTNSGLSGKTPSEQIAKDLVRDVLLGTEETESGVIITTFSSHVARINAIIQAAEEMDRIPVLLGRSMERYLSIAQKMGYIEFPKNLEIYGNRNSVDKFLRRISQEGKKKYLPIVTGHQGEPDAILTRIANGETQFRIEPGDKVIFSANTIPSPMTMANRHALEIKLKMAGARLYENVHVSGHASREDHWELLRMVNPEQVIPSHGNMVMHSHYVELAEDAGYHFGDTVHIMRNGEELVV from the coding sequence ATGACAGAAATAGGAATTATTGCGGTCGGCGGCTATAATGAAATGGGCCGGAATATGACCGGTGTAAGAGTAGATAATGATATTATTGTCCTTGATATGGGACTACAGCTGGACAGGGTCCAGATACATGAAGATGTCGAAGTAGACAAAATGCATTCAATGGACCTTATAAAAATGGGGGCAATCCCGGATGACACCATTATGAAGGATGCAGGCGGAAGCGTAAAAGCTATAGTCTGCACACACGGTCATCTTGATCATATCGGAGCCATCCCGAAGCTCGCCCACAGGTATAAAGCACCCATAATTGCCACACCATATACCGCAGAGCTTGTTAAGCATGAAATATCAGATGAAAAGAAATTCAGGGTAAATAATGAAGTTATTCCCTTAAGGATCGGTGGAAGATATAATCTTACACCTGATATCCAGATAGAATTCATACGTATCCAGCACAGCATAGTGGATTCAGCTTTTGCAGCGATACATACTCCGGAAGGAGTTGTACTGTATGCAAGTGATTTCAAACTGGACAGGACGCCGACAATCGGCGAACCTCCGGATTTCGCACGACTAAAAAAAATTGGTAAAGATGGCGTCAGGGCTATGATAACCGAAAGCACAAATTCGGGACTATCCGGGAAAACACCATCAGAACAAATAGCAAAAGACCTTGTGCGTGATGTACTTCTCGGAACGGAAGAAACAGAATCAGGCGTAATTATTACTACATTCTCATCACATGTTGCGCGTATCAATGCAATTATCCAGGCAGCAGAAGAGATGGACAGGATCCCTGTATTGCTGGGAAGATCAATGGAACGCTATCTTTCAATAGCCCAGAAGATGGGTTATATAGAATTCCCTAAAAATCTTGAAATATACGGTAACAGGAACTCAGTTGATAAGTTCCTGAGACGCATATCACAGGAAGGAAAGAAAAAATACCTGCCTATAGTTACAGGTCATCAGGGAGAGCCCGATGCCATCCTGACAAGGATCGCAAATGGAGAAACACAATTCAGGATTGAACCGGGAGATAAAGTAATATTCTCTGCAAATACCATTCCCAGCCCTATGACTATGGCGAACAGGCATGCCCTTGAAATAAAACTGAAAATGGCGGGAGCTCGCCTTTATGAAAATGTCCACGTATCGGGTCATGCTTCAAGGGAAGATCACTGGGAACTACTGCGTATGGTGAATCCTGAGCAGGTTATCCCATCGCATGGGAATATGGTAATGCATTCCCATTATGTTGAGCTGGCTGAGGATGCTGGATACCATTTCGGTGACACAGTCCATATCATGAGAAACGGGGAGGAACTGGTAGTATGA
- a CDS encoding polyprenyl synthetase family protein yields the protein MIEEILQKKAKLVDEAIPKFLPITPPDELYKAMRHLLDAGGKRLRPSALLLASEAVGGKPEDVLPAAVAVELVHNFTLIHDDIMDEADLRRGLTTVHKKWGVPRAIIAGDALYSKAFEILSCTKSEPQRLVESLELLSKTCTDICEGQWMDMNFQTRRDVSEEEYMRMVEKKTAVLFATALKLGAVLSGANREHVRALWDFGRLTGVGFQIYDDVIDLITPEEILGKAQGGDIIEGKRTLIIIHALSKGISIDALGKCNATRSEISAALTTLKESGSIDYAMNKALGFVDEGKAALAVLPESDAKKILIGLADYMIERKY from the coding sequence ATGATCGAAGAGATCCTTCAGAAAAAAGCTAAATTGGTTGATGAAGCTATCCCGAAATTCCTTCCAATTACTCCGCCGGATGAATTGTATAAAGCCATGCGCCATCTTCTTGATGCCGGAGGAAAAAGACTTCGGCCATCTGCGTTGTTGCTTGCATCCGAAGCTGTGGGCGGAAAGCCCGAGGATGTTCTTCCTGCTGCAGTTGCTGTTGAACTTGTCCATAATTTTACCCTGATACATGATGATATCATGGATGAAGCGGACTTGAGGAGAGGACTTACAACTGTTCATAAGAAATGGGGTGTTCCAAGAGCGATCATTGCCGGGGATGCCCTTTACTCAAAGGCTTTTGAGATCCTTTCATGTACAAAAAGCGAGCCACAGAGACTTGTTGAAAGTCTTGAGCTCCTGTCAAAAACATGCACCGATATATGTGAAGGCCAGTGGATGGATATGAATTTCCAGACACGCAGGGATGTATCTGAAGAAGAGTATATGCGAATGGTCGAGAAAAAAACGGCTGTACTTTTTGCAACAGCACTAAAATTAGGAGCAGTGTTATCCGGTGCAAACCGCGAGCATGTCAGGGCTTTATGGGATTTTGGCAGGCTGACGGGTGTTGGATTCCAGATATATGATGATGTGATAGATTTGATCACTCCTGAGGAAATACTGGGAAAAGCGCAGGGTGGAGACATAATTGAAGGAAAACGTACTCTTATTATTATTCATGCACTTTCAAAAGGAATAAGTATTGATGCTCTTGGGAAATGTAATGCAACCAGAAGCGAAATCTCCGCAGCGCTCACGACTCTTAAGGAATCAGGTTCAATTGATTACGCCATGAACAAGGCGCTCGGGTTTGTTGATGAAGGTAAAGCCGCACTCGCTGTGCTCCCTGAATCAGATGCAAAGAAGATACTTATCGGACTTGCTGATTATATGATCGAGCGGAAGTATTAA
- a CDS encoding 30S ribosomal protein S6e, with protein sequence MVDFRVTISDSKSKLAYQVAVTGPAANKMIGKKIGDVVSGDIANMAGYTLKVTGGTDKDGFAMRGDLPGPARRKILVAGGVGYIPKADGVKKRKSMRGNEISSDISQINTVIMEYGQKPLNEIFVKKEGEEAKKEKERPKARK encoded by the coding sequence ATGGTAGATTTCAGAGTAACTATTTCGGACAGTAAAAGTAAACTGGCTTACCAGGTAGCTGTAACAGGCCCCGCAGCCAATAAAATGATCGGAAAAAAAATCGGGGATGTTGTAAGCGGCGATATTGCAAATATGGCAGGATATACACTTAAGGTAACTGGCGGAACCGATAAGGATGGGTTCGCTATGAGAGGGGATTTACCAGGCCCTGCAAGACGAAAAATATTAGTAGCAGGCGGCGTTGGTTATATTCCAAAGGCAGATGGGGTAAAGAAGAGAAAATCCATGAGGGGAAATGAGATTTCATCAGACATTTCACAGATCAATACTGTCATTATGGAATATGGCCAAAAACCTTTGAACGAAATCTTTGTTAAGAAAGAAGGCGAAGAAGCAAAGAAGGAAAAGGAAAGACCAAAGGCGAGAAAGTAA
- the clpB gene encoding ATP-dependent chaperone ClpB, giving the protein MRFDRFTIKAQEAFQDAQAIALDRNQQQLEVEHLLLALINQNEGLTLQLLQKLGANTSGIISRLEDEISKLPRVEGAGAGQVYMSTRLNNVAEAAFSEMKKLRDEYLSTEHLLLAIADEKNGISARILKENGVSKDALMKALKEVRGSSTVTDQNPEAKYDALKKYGRDLTELAQRGKLDPVIGRDNEIRRVLQVLSRRTKNNPVLIGEPGVGKTAIAEGLALRIFAGDVPENIKDKKVVALDMGALVAGAKFRGEFEERLKAVIKEVQDSQGEVILFIDELHTLVGAGAAEGAMDASNLLKPALARGELHVIGATTLDEYRKHIEKDAALERRFQPVLVDEPTVDETISILRGLKEKYEVHHGVRIQDAALVAAAILSHRYITDRFLPDKAIDLIDEAASKLRIEIDSMPSELDDIERKIRQLEIEKQAVRKEKDEYSKDRLVIIDKELSDLREKSSQMKAHWQLEKNAIQKIRKIKEDIEKTRMDSEKAEVEGNLERASELRYGVLIGLQKQLDEENKKLVKLQKDQKMLKEEVDEEDIAEVVSKWTHIPVSKMLEGEMQKLVHMEERIRQRVIGQEEAIVAVANAVRRGRAGISDPKRPIGSFMFLGPTGVGKTELGRALAEFMFDDEAAMIRLDMSEYMEKHTVARLIGAPPGYVGYEEGGQLTEAIRRRPYAVVLLDEIEKAHPDVFNVLLQILDDGRLTDGHGRTVDFKNTVIIMTSNIGSQWIFELFDREDEMRRKVMEVVRNAFKPEFLNRLDEIIIFHPLRLPEIMKIVDIQFNILKKRLSERKIEINLTESARDLIARAGYDPSYGARPLKRTIQHKILDPLAVKILDKEFDEGDSIEVDAKGNELVFRKALD; this is encoded by the coding sequence ATCAGATTCGACCGATTCACCATAAAAGCCCAGGAAGCTTTCCAGGACGCACAGGCTATAGCACTTGACAGGAACCAGCAGCAGCTCGAAGTCGAGCATCTTTTGCTTGCACTCATTAACCAGAATGAAGGGCTGACACTTCAGCTCCTTCAAAAACTCGGCGCAAACACATCAGGAATAATCTCAAGGCTTGAAGACGAGATCAGCAAGCTTCCGCGCGTGGAAGGGGCAGGAGCAGGCCAGGTTTACATGTCCACACGATTGAATAATGTCGCTGAGGCTGCATTTTCCGAAATGAAGAAACTTCGCGATGAATACCTGAGCACAGAACATCTCCTGCTTGCCATCGCTGATGAAAAAAATGGCATCTCTGCGCGCATTCTGAAAGAGAACGGAGTGTCAAAGGACGCCCTCATGAAAGCTCTCAAGGAAGTACGCGGATCATCAACCGTTACAGACCAGAATCCTGAAGCAAAATACGATGCGCTCAAGAAATACGGCCGCGACCTGACAGAACTTGCCCAGCGCGGGAAGCTTGACCCTGTGATAGGCCGTGATAATGAGATCAGGCGTGTGCTACAGGTTCTATCGCGGCGCACAAAGAACAATCCGGTTCTTATCGGGGAGCCCGGCGTGGGAAAAACAGCTATTGCCGAAGGTCTGGCGCTCCGGATATTTGCGGGTGATGTTCCTGAGAATATTAAGGATAAGAAAGTAGTGGCGCTTGATATGGGCGCGCTTGTGGCAGGAGCTAAGTTCAGGGGCGAATTCGAGGAGCGCCTGAAGGCTGTGATAAAAGAAGTGCAGGATTCACAGGGAGAGGTCATACTTTTCATAGACGAACTTCATACTCTCGTAGGAGCAGGTGCAGCCGAAGGGGCAATGGATGCTTCAAATCTGCTAAAACCAGCGCTTGCCCGCGGGGAACTTCATGTGATCGGCGCCACAACACTTGATGAATACCGGAAACACATCGAAAAGGATGCTGCGCTTGAGCGCCGTTTCCAGCCTGTGCTTGTGGATGAACCCACGGTTGATGAAACCATTTCCATATTGCGCGGTCTTAAGGAGAAATATGAAGTGCATCACGGTGTCAGGATACAGGATGCTGCGCTTGTGGCAGCCGCTATTCTATCACACAGGTACATAACAGACAGGTTCCTTCCGGACAAAGCTATTGACCTTATCGATGAAGCGGCCTCAAAACTCAGGATAGAGATCGATAGCATGCCTTCCGAGCTTGATGACATCGAGAGGAAGATAAGGCAGCTTGAGATCGAAAAACAGGCGGTCAGAAAAGAAAAAGATGAATATTCAAAGGATCGCCTTGTGATAATCGATAAAGAACTTTCAGACCTGAGAGAAAAAAGCAGCCAGATGAAGGCCCACTGGCAGCTTGAAAAAAATGCAATCCAGAAGATACGAAAGATCAAGGAAGATATCGAAAAAACCCGCATGGATTCTGAAAAAGCTGAAGTTGAAGGGAATCTTGAACGTGCGTCAGAACTTCGTTACGGGGTCCTGATAGGTCTTCAGAAGCAGCTGGATGAAGAAAATAAGAAACTTGTCAAACTCCAGAAAGACCAGAAAATGCTCAAAGAAGAGGTTGATGAAGAAGATATCGCAGAAGTAGTATCAAAATGGACGCACATTCCTGTCAGCAAAATGCTCGAAGGCGAGATGCAAAAACTCGTGCATATGGAAGAGCGCATCAGACAGCGAGTCATTGGCCAGGAGGAGGCAATTGTTGCGGTTGCAAATGCCGTGAGACGCGGCCGTGCCGGAATTTCAGATCCGAAGCGTCCAATCGGATCGTTTATGTTCCTTGGTCCGACGGGCGTGGGAAAAACAGAACTGGGAAGGGCGCTTGCCGAGTTCATGTTTGACGATGAGGCTGCAATGATCAGGCTTGATATGAGCGAATATATGGAAAAGCATACAGTAGCAAGGCTCATAGGCGCACCACCCGGATATGTGGGTTACGAAGAAGGGGGACAGCTCACAGAAGCCATCAGGCGACGCCCGTATGCAGTCGTTTTATTAGATGAGATAGAAAAGGCACATCCCGATGTCTTTAATGTCCTGCTCCAGATACTCGACGACGGGAGGCTCACAGACGGCCACGGCCGCACCGTAGATTTCAAGAATACGGTCATAATAATGACTTCCAATATCGGGAGCCAGTGGATTTTTGAACTGTTTGACAGGGAAGATGAAATGAGGAGAAAAGTGATGGAAGTCGTTCGAAACGCGTTCAAGCCTGAATTCCTGAACCGGCTTGATGAGATCATTATCTTCCATCCTCTGAGACTTCCGGAAATCATGAAAATAGTGGATATCCAGTTCAATATCCTGAAAAAACGCCTCAGTGAAAGGAAGATCGAAATAAATCTTACTGAATCAGCAAGAGACCTCATTGCAAGAGCAGGTTATGACCCATCATACGGCGCAAGGCCTTTAAAGAGGACAATCCAGCACAAGATACTTGACCCCCTGGCAGTGAAGATACTTGATAAGGAATTCGACGAGGGGGATTCGATAGAAGTGGATGCAAAGGGCAATGAACTCGTGTTCAGGAAAGCCTTAGATTGA
- a CDS encoding HEAT repeat domain-containing protein has translation MSGCEKGKISIRTALQKGDEELYHRLENIWVAIAREIQERQQSKEGHQQGPLHCGMVEDNLGKLIPDDQKSNFFTPLELFLFSSAACYHDIGKSIVSKKKHGEIAMDEMLDRAKNYGLTDPEGLVLSYIVGAHDSEEVFNEVPEIYHVANEDVRVRLLSSLLRLADILHSDNSRIPHTQVGDAKKEDEKTRFRKLIPGWGFDKNSQIELTAVPENYNDPNIIQNGVSMMQKEIECIASVLQDAGYPYKISIHYDNRKLKRKAEERTRHDLLEMDYYTEKEASIFRGRKIESQELLDKVFMSKVSGNYTTLLIGNSGVGKTSLIMAGLFPTLINMGWKCIWTRPLNPDPLKRIFEDINNACMMDNSSSGDIFSCIKNLSDNSAGTGVLISFDQFEDILRSQPHEREEIGKILRRIYSKSFRNVHVLLSYRGDYEPDIFSFLESASIIRPEKYSLRGFDRQIASDVLRELFRDNNIGIDDALLVNILNEIDKKSEIGGIYPPFIQIIAKSLIESAKSKDGVVTEEIYCNKGKVEDIIGSYLISQLTYFDTLSPPKAKFAEEILKQLVRDRTKEQKGKDELLRYLMLPENELQELLDLMVKKRLIRHLGNDNYEIIHDYLASGVEEMIKDDEKPLRSVISTLRTKTLSYQHIHSLLDVNELVSLYSLKESIHPSNQEKELLMYSYLARNGPAWWWFREDKDVLRTFIKKGLSNRSGKVRSASVVLFEKLGTQDDLEIIKNMLMDNDSNVRSAAVSAIGKFGTHDDLEIVKNMLKDNDSNVRSAAVSVFEILGTHDDLKIIKNMLMDNYWIVKSRAISVFKKFGTQDDLAIIKNMLKDDNSEVREMGVLIFEILGTHDDVTIIKNMLKDDNFEVRSRAISAIGKLGTHDDLEIIIDIFRNSDDDPDSKEAARSTFIKLVTNEDLEIIKNMLKDNDSDARYVAVSAIGKFGTHDDLDIIKNMLKDDDYEVRHAAVSAFEKLTTHDNFEIVKNMLKDDNSDVRYAAVSAIRKLGTHDDLEIVKNMLKDDDSYVRRVAVSAYEKLGTHEDLEIVKNMLKDDNSDVRRAAVSAYEKLVTHEDLEIVKNMLKDDNSDMRRTAVSVLEKFANEEDLKEIARKFANNEIHNNETLNCIISLDEKLFSTKKEVLSLHKIDSW, from the coding sequence ATGAGCGGCTGCGAAAAAGGAAAAATCAGTATCAGAACAGCTCTACAAAAAGGGGATGAGGAACTTTATCACCGCCTGGAAAATATCTGGGTTGCTATAGCTCGCGAAATCCAGGAGCGTCAGCAATCAAAAGAAGGCCATCAACAAGGCCCCCTTCATTGCGGTATGGTGGAGGATAATCTTGGTAAGCTAATCCCGGACGATCAGAAATCCAATTTCTTCACACCTCTTGAACTTTTTCTGTTTTCTTCGGCGGCATGTTATCATGATATTGGGAAATCCATAGTATCCAAAAAAAAGCATGGCGAAATTGCCATGGATGAGATGCTTGACAGAGCTAAAAACTACGGCCTTACCGATCCTGAAGGTCTTGTTTTGAGCTATATTGTCGGAGCTCATGATTCTGAAGAGGTTTTCAATGAAGTTCCTGAAATATATCATGTCGCAAATGAAGATGTAAGGGTAAGGCTTCTGTCCTCACTTCTCAGGCTTGCCGATATTCTGCATTCGGATAATTCAAGGATTCCACATACCCAGGTGGGAGACGCTAAAAAAGAAGATGAAAAGACACGATTCCGAAAACTTATACCAGGATGGGGCTTTGATAAAAATTCCCAGATCGAACTGACCGCTGTTCCTGAAAACTATAATGACCCCAACATAATTCAAAATGGGGTTTCTATGATGCAGAAGGAAATCGAATGCATTGCATCTGTTCTGCAGGATGCGGGATATCCATATAAGATTTCAATTCATTATGACAATCGAAAATTAAAACGAAAAGCAGAAGAAAGAACCAGACACGATCTTCTTGAAATGGATTATTATACTGAAAAGGAAGCTTCGATCTTCAGAGGACGCAAGATTGAATCACAGGAACTTCTGGATAAAGTGTTCATGTCGAAGGTATCCGGGAATTATACTACTCTCCTAATTGGAAATTCAGGGGTTGGAAAAACCTCACTTATAATGGCAGGTCTTTTTCCGACACTCATTAATATGGGCTGGAAATGCATCTGGACAAGACCACTGAATCCTGACCCACTAAAACGCATTTTTGAAGATATCAATAATGCCTGTATGATGGATAATTCCAGTTCTGGTGATATTTTTTCATGCATAAAGAACCTGTCTGATAACTCCGCAGGGACTGGAGTATTAATTTCATTTGATCAGTTTGAGGATATTTTACGCTCACAGCCGCATGAAAGGGAAGAGATAGGAAAAATCCTGCGCCGGATATACAGTAAATCTTTCAGGAATGTTCATGTTTTACTTTCATATAGGGGCGATTATGAACCAGATATTTTCTCGTTCCTTGAAAGTGCCAGCATAATCCGTCCTGAAAAATACTCTCTTCGCGGATTTGACCGGCAGATTGCATCAGATGTTTTGCGGGAATTATTTCGTGATAATAATATCGGGATAGATGATGCTTTGCTGGTCAATATCCTTAATGAAATTGATAAGAAATCTGAAATTGGAGGGATATACCCTCCTTTTATCCAAATCATCGCAAAGAGCTTGATAGAATCTGCAAAGTCAAAAGATGGTGTAGTTACCGAAGAAATTTATTGCAATAAAGGAAAAGTTGAGGATATTATCGGCTCTTATCTTATTTCCCAATTAACATATTTTGATACATTATCTCCTCCAAAAGCAAAATTTGCTGAAGAAATCTTGAAACAGCTTGTCAGGGACAGGACAAAAGAACAGAAAGGAAAGGATGAGCTTTTGCGATATTTGATGCTTCCCGAAAATGAACTCCAAGAATTGCTTGATCTAATGGTGAAAAAGAGATTGATAAGGCATCTTGGGAATGATAATTACGAAATTATCCATGATTATCTTGCCTCCGGTGTTGAAGAGATGATAAAGGATGATGAAAAACCTTTAAGAAGCGTAATTTCAACTCTTCGGACAAAGACGCTAAGTTACCAGCATATTCACTCACTTCTTGATGTCAATGAACTTGTTTCATTGTATTCATTGAAAGAATCGATCCACCCTTCGAATCAGGAAAAGGAGTTACTCATGTATAGTTATCTTGCCAGAAATGGGCCTGCATGGTGGTGGTTCAGAGAAGATAAGGATGTTTTGCGAACTTTTATCAAAAAAGGACTTTCAAATCGGTCAGGTAAGGTGAGAAGTGCCTCTGTGGTATTATTTGAAAAATTAGGAACTCAGGATGATCTTGAAATTATCAAGAACATGCTCATGGATAATGATTCTAATGTTAGATCTGCGGCAGTATCGGCAATTGGAAAATTCGGGACTCATGACGACCTTGAAATTGTCAAGAACATGCTCAAAGATAATGATTCTAATGTTAGATCTGCAGCAGTTTCAGTGTTTGAAATATTAGGGACTCATGACGACCTTAAAATTATTAAGAACATGCTCATGGATAATTATTGGATTGTAAAAAGTAGGGCTATTTCAGTGTTTAAAAAATTTGGAACTCAAGACGACCTTGCAATCATAAAAAACATGCTTAAGGATGATAATTCTGAAGTAAGAGAAATGGGTGTTTTGATATTTGAAATATTAGGAACTCATGACGACGTTACAATCATAAAAAATATGCTCAAGGATGATAATTTTGAAGTAAGAAGCAGGGCTATTTCGGCAATTGGAAAATTAGGAACTCATGATGATCTTGAAATTATCATAGACATATTTAGGAACTCAGATGATGATCCTGATTCAAAGGAGGCGGCGAGATCGACATTTATAAAATTAGTTACTAATGAAGATCTTGAAATTATCAAGAATATGCTCAAAGATAATGATTCTGATGCGAGATATGTAGCAGTATCGGCAATTGGAAAATTCGGGACTCATGACGACCTTGATATTATCAAGAACATGCTCAAGGATGATGATTATGAGGTGCGTCACGCAGCAGTATCGGCATTTGAAAAATTAACTACTCATGACAATTTTGAAATTGTCAAGAACATGCTCAAGGATGATAATTCTGATGTGAGATACGCAGCAGTATCGGCAATTAGAAAATTAGGAACTCATGACGATCTTGAAATTGTCAAGAACATGCTCAAGGATGATGATTCTTATGTGAGACGCGTAGCAGTATCGGCATATGAAAAATTAGGAACTCATGAAGACCTTGAAATTGTCAAGAACATGCTCAAAGATGATAATTCTGACGTGAGACGCGCAGCGGTATCAGCATATGAAAAATTAGTTACTCATGAAGACCTTGAAATTGTCAAGAACATGCTCAAGGATGATAATTCTGACATGAGACGCACAGCGGTATCGGTGTTAGAAAAATTTGCTAATGAAGAAGATTTAAAGGAAATAGCCAGGAAATTTGCCAATAATGAAATTCATAATAATGAAACATTGAATTGTATAATATCACTTGATGAAAAATTATTTTCAACAAAAAAAGAGGTTTTGTCACTTCACAAAATAGATTCATGGTAA
- a CDS encoding deoxyuridine 5'-triphosphate nucleotidohydrolase has protein sequence MLSHDELITLINEKPPLVEKMIDPDIQVQPNGIELTLQRVEFHDGPGSIAFDNSERKLPQTKNLDFDEEGWLHLPKGSYKIVFNEIVNIPKNIAAIAKPRSSLLRCGVTVETAVWDAGYSGRSESLLVVYNEKGFRVKKDARVLQLLFFRLGEEVRKGYCGVYQNENI, from the coding sequence ATGTTATCCCATGACGAATTGATCACCCTCATCAATGAAAAGCCTCCACTTGTCGAAAAAATGATCGACCCGGATATCCAGGTGCAGCCCAACGGTATCGAATTGACCCTGCAGCGCGTGGAATTTCATGATGGTCCAGGTTCAATCGCTTTTGATAACTCAGAAAGGAAACTCCCGCAGACAAAAAACCTTGATTTCGATGAGGAAGGATGGCTGCATTTACCAAAAGGAAGCTATAAGATCGTATTCAACGAGATCGTGAACATCCCTAAAAACATCGCAGCGATCGCAAAACCGCGCTCAAGCTTACTTCGCTGCGGCGTGACTGTGGAAACCGCTGTATGGGATGCGGGTTACAGCGGAAGATCCGAGAGCCTCCTTGTTGTATATAATGAGAAGGGGTTCAGGGTAAAAAAAGATGCGCGTGTACTTCAACTTTTGTTTTTCAGGCTTGGGGAGGAAGTCAGGAAAGGATATTGCGGTGTATACCAGAATGAGAATATCTGA